A genomic window from Thermococcus sp. includes:
- a CDS encoding 50S ribosomal protein L16: MGLRPAKIDRDVDKPAYTRREYIRGAPGPKITIFDMGNLSAEFEYEVSLHAEQAMQIRQNALEAIRIQVNRYLQKNVGRSNYHFKIRVYPFQVLRENPMATGRKADRYGNGMRRPFGKPIGLAARVKKDQKILTVWVNENHLKFALGAMHRAKMKLPYSAYYRIYDKEGNDITSKVLSTMKR, from the coding sequence ATGGGACTGAGACCAGCCAAGATTGATAGGGACGTTGACAAGCCCGCTTACACGAGGAGGGAATACATACGCGGTGCGCCCGGTCCGAAGATAACGATCTTCGACATGGGCAACCTCTCCGCTGAATTCGAGTACGAGGTCAGCCTTCACGCCGAGCAGGCCATGCAGATAAGGCAGAACGCCCTTGAGGCCATCCGTATTCAGGTGAACAGGTACCTCCAGAAGAATGTAGGAAGGAGCAACTACCACTTCAAGATAAGGGTTTACCCCTTCCAGGTTCTCCGTGAGAACCCGATGGCCACCGGAAGGAAGGCAGACCGTTACGGAAACGGTATGAGGAGGCCCTTCGGAAAGCCGATAGGACTCGCCGCAAGGGTCAAGAAGGACCAGAAGATCCTCACCGTCTGGGTCAACGAGAACCACCTCAAGTTCGCCCTCGGTGCGATGCACAGGGCCAAGATGAAGCTGCCCTACAGCGCCTACTACAGAATCTACGACAAGGAAGGCAACGACATCACCAGCAAGGTTCTCTCAACCATGAAGCGCTGA